In Pelosinus sp. IPA-1, a single genomic region encodes these proteins:
- the nrdD gene encoding anaerobic ribonucleoside-triphosphate reductase gives MKIKKRDGREVVFDENKITEAIFKAAKAVGGADKQLAMELTLDVLRFLKQEYSAGTFGVEEVQDAVEKILIEKGHAKTAKAYILYRDKRTRMRDGQSYLMDAVAEILVETNRENANISNSPSAKMLQIASAASKAYYLNRLIPEHIASSHIKGDIHIHDLDFYGKTLTCVQIPLGKLLKNGFNNGHGFIRPPKRPASAAALAAIILQSSQNDMHGGQSFAFFDRDMAPFMDGCKEEEVYQAMEAFVYNLNSMHSRAGAQVPFSSINVGGDVTSAGRLVTKHLLLAYERGLGHGENPIFPNIIFRVKEGVNLRKGNPNYDLFKLAIRVASQRLNPTFSFMDASFNKPYGDQVGYMGCRTRVMSNVCGPEVTDGRGNLSFTTINLPRLAIKAERNLMKFYQSLSDLMDLTCEQLLHRYQVQAKLKVKDMPFLMGQGLYLDSDKLKPNDTIEEVIKNGTLSVGFIGLAETLIALTGNHHGEAEESQILGEEIVAFMRNKVDKATDKFKLNFTLLATPAEGLAGRFVKMDCHEYGLIPGVTDKEYYTNSFHLPVNYSVSVHDKIKLEAIYHKYTNAGHISYVEFAAPPINNLDAVEEIIRYMKQSDMGYAGINFPVDFCEKCGFLGVIDKDVCPVCAASEIKRVRRITGYLSTIDRFNDAKHEELEQRVAHL, from the coding sequence ATGAAAATCAAGAAACGAGATGGACGTGAGGTTGTATTTGACGAAAATAAAATTACAGAAGCAATTTTTAAAGCAGCTAAAGCAGTTGGCGGAGCAGATAAACAACTAGCAATGGAATTAACATTGGATGTTTTACGTTTCTTAAAACAGGAATATAGTGCCGGGACGTTTGGTGTAGAAGAAGTCCAAGATGCTGTTGAAAAAATACTGATTGAAAAGGGACATGCTAAAACTGCGAAAGCATATATTTTGTATAGAGATAAGCGAACTCGTATGCGAGATGGTCAGTCTTACCTGATGGATGCGGTTGCAGAAATATTAGTAGAAACCAATCGAGAGAACGCTAATATATCAAACTCGCCTTCAGCGAAAATGCTACAAATTGCTAGTGCTGCTAGTAAAGCTTATTATCTGAATCGCCTTATTCCTGAACATATAGCGTCATCCCATATCAAAGGGGATATTCATATACATGACTTGGATTTCTATGGAAAAACATTAACTTGTGTGCAAATCCCCCTTGGGAAATTATTGAAGAATGGTTTTAATAATGGGCACGGTTTTATTCGTCCGCCAAAACGGCCAGCATCAGCAGCAGCTTTAGCCGCCATTATTTTGCAAAGTTCACAAAATGATATGCATGGTGGTCAATCCTTTGCCTTTTTTGATCGTGATATGGCCCCATTTATGGATGGATGTAAGGAAGAGGAAGTATATCAGGCTATGGAGGCCTTTGTTTATAATCTAAACTCCATGCATAGTAGAGCTGGAGCGCAAGTTCCTTTTTCGAGTATTAATGTGGGTGGGGATGTTACATCCGCTGGACGTCTGGTAACAAAACATCTTTTGCTTGCTTATGAGAGGGGATTAGGACATGGTGAAAATCCTATTTTCCCGAATATTATTTTTAGGGTGAAAGAAGGGGTTAACCTGCGTAAGGGTAATCCTAATTATGATTTATTTAAATTGGCAATTCGAGTGGCCTCCCAAAGGCTGAATCCTACTTTTAGTTTTATGGATGCGTCATTTAATAAGCCCTATGGCGATCAGGTTGGTTATATGGGATGCCGTACGAGAGTAATGTCCAATGTATGTGGTCCAGAAGTAACGGATGGACGGGGAAATCTTAGTTTTACAACGATAAATTTGCCAAGATTAGCGATTAAAGCCGAACGGAATTTAATGAAATTTTATCAGAGTTTATCAGATCTTATGGATTTAACTTGTGAACAATTATTACACCGTTATCAAGTGCAGGCTAAACTGAAGGTAAAGGATATGCCATTTTTAATGGGGCAGGGACTATATCTGGATTCAGATAAACTAAAACCAAACGACACTATCGAGGAAGTGATAAAAAATGGTACATTGTCAGTTGGTTTTATTGGTTTAGCTGAAACGCTTATTGCTTTGACTGGCAATCATCATGGTGAAGCAGAAGAATCTCAGATTTTAGGTGAAGAAATTGTAGCCTTTATGCGGAATAAGGTAGATAAAGCTACGGATAAATTTAAACTTAATTTCACCTTATTAGCTACGCCAGCAGAAGGACTGGCAGGACGTTTTGTGAAAATGGATTGCCATGAGTATGGCTTAATTCCTGGCGTGACGGATAAAGAGTATTATACCAATTCTTTTCATCTTCCCGTGAATTATTCCGTTAGTGTACATGATAAAATTAAGTTAGAAGCCATTTATCATAAGTATACCAATGCAGGCCATATTAGCTATGTTGAGTTTGCAGCCCCACCAATTAATAACCTTGATGCGGTAGAAGAGATTATTCGTTATATGAAACAATCGGATATGGGTTATGCGGGCATTAACTTTCCTGTTGACTTTTGCGAAAAGTGTGGCTTTCTTGGCGTGATTGATAAGGACGTTTGTCCTGTGTGCGCCGCGTCGGAGATTAAGCGAGTTAGGCGGATTACTGGATATTTAAGTACGATTGACCGCTTTAATGATGCAAAACATGAAGAGTTGGAGCAACGTGTAGCACATTTGTAA
- the pgeF gene encoding peptidoglycan editing factor PgeF: MEKFILNYGSNGLWYGTFTHFNKLSIRHGVSGRLGGTSQHPFQSLNLGLHTGDKNEDVVANRQLFCHAIGIHPDHIVTAQQLHTDNVKVITAGDVGKGAKSYDEAIPNTDALITNISGLPLMLLFADCVPVLIVDPVQGALGVVHAGWKGTVENIAGKAVLAMKNNYGTNPEDCLVGIAPSIGPCCYEVDEVVINKLKKQFENWEKLVRPNGDRWYLDLWKANCMGLEQVGVKNRNIVVSGVCTACNHELFFSYRRENGHTGRLGAAIIL; the protein is encoded by the coding sequence ATGGAAAAATTTATTTTAAATTATGGGAGTAATGGATTGTGGTATGGAACATTTACTCATTTTAATAAATTATCTATCAGACATGGTGTATCGGGCCGTTTGGGCGGGACGAGCCAACATCCATTTCAGTCCTTAAACTTGGGGTTACATACAGGAGATAAGAATGAGGATGTAGTTGCCAACCGTCAACTATTCTGTCATGCAATTGGAATACACCCAGATCACATCGTAACAGCACAACAACTTCATACTGATAACGTAAAGGTAATTACAGCTGGGGATGTTGGAAAAGGCGCAAAAAGTTATGATGAAGCAATACCAAATACAGATGCTCTTATCACAAATATTTCAGGACTTCCTCTAATGTTATTATTTGCCGATTGCGTTCCGGTGTTAATAGTAGACCCTGTGCAGGGAGCTCTGGGGGTCGTTCATGCGGGCTGGAAAGGCACGGTAGAAAATATTGCAGGAAAAGCAGTGCTAGCCATGAAAAATAATTATGGAACAAACCCAGAGGATTGTTTAGTTGGTATTGCTCCTTCTATTGGACCTTGTTGTTATGAGGTTGATGAAGTAGTAATCAATAAGCTAAAAAAACAGTTCGAGAATTGGGAGAAGCTGGTTAGGCCCAATGGTGATAGGTGGTACCTAGACTTATGGAAAGCCAATTGCATGGGATTGGAGCAAGTAGGTGTTAAGAATAGAAATATTGTAGTCAGTGGAGTATGTACTGCCTGCAATCATGAATTATTTTTTTCCTACCGACGAGAAAATGGACATACTGGTCGATTAGGTGCGGCGATTATCTTGTAA
- a CDS encoding TIGR03960 family B12-binding radical SAM protein — MTWLLKEKLQKTLAEEQGAMVFAPGSKQSFALVYPNTYHVGMSNLGFQIIYQQINSRGDTACERLFLPDKKTEPEYIRTNTPLMTVETQRPLYEFPLIGFSLTFEMDYFNFLQILTLGKIPLLAADRSERDPFIIVGGPCATFNPEPLADFIDICIIGEGEEVIHEILDTYYNAKGRGLSRQEILFQMAQLSGVYVPCFYQVKYKENGTIEKVIHSEGIPNQVGRRWIQDLDKYEAQTVIVTSDTEFRDMFLIEVARGCGRHCRFCMAGYCYRNPRVRSLEKLKTAILEAKKFRNKVGLMGAAISDYPEIDELCNLILEQGMNMSVASLRADSLTEGLIHGLAVSKHKTTTLAPEAASIRLRRIINKTISDEHLFNAINMSIKAGIPHIRLYIMIGLPSEEQQDIEEIVTMAENIKKYMESLGSKGKLTLSVNPFIPKPFTPFQWMPMAQVSMIEARLKFINSSLRQRKGIEVLVESPKEAYIQAILARGDRRLAVALLEAHRRGGSKGFKQAMKANFLSEEHYLYRQRDQQNEILPWQQLDMGLDSSYLAQELKEAELEKFTAPCVTGCTRCGVCKNE, encoded by the coding sequence TTGACATGGCTTTTAAAAGAAAAACTACAAAAAACCTTAGCTGAGGAACAGGGAGCAATGGTTTTTGCTCCTGGATCGAAGCAGAGTTTTGCGCTAGTATATCCTAATACGTACCATGTAGGTATGTCTAATTTAGGGTTTCAAATTATTTACCAGCAAATTAACTCTAGAGGCGACACAGCATGTGAACGCTTATTTTTACCTGATAAAAAAACAGAACCAGAATATATTCGTACCAATACACCCTTAATGACAGTTGAAACACAGCGGCCGCTATATGAGTTCCCTCTAATTGGCTTTTCCTTAACCTTTGAAATGGACTATTTTAATTTCTTGCAAATCTTAACCCTAGGGAAGATACCTTTATTAGCAGCTGACCGTAGTGAGAGAGATCCTTTTATTATAGTCGGAGGACCATGTGCTACCTTTAATCCGGAACCATTAGCTGATTTCATAGATATTTGCATCATTGGTGAAGGGGAAGAGGTAATTCATGAGATTCTCGATACCTATTACAATGCAAAGGGGCGCGGGCTCTCGCGGCAGGAAATTTTGTTCCAAATGGCACAACTTTCTGGTGTTTATGTACCCTGTTTTTATCAGGTAAAATACAAAGAAAATGGAACAATTGAAAAGGTTATACATTCCGAGGGGATACCGAATCAGGTCGGGCGACGCTGGATTCAGGACTTAGATAAGTATGAGGCACAAACGGTCATTGTAACTTCTGATACTGAATTTAGAGATATGTTTTTAATTGAAGTAGCTCGTGGCTGCGGGCGGCATTGTCGCTTTTGCATGGCAGGATATTGTTATCGTAATCCTCGTGTCAGATCCCTGGAAAAATTGAAAACAGCAATTTTAGAGGCAAAAAAGTTTCGTAATAAAGTGGGCTTGATGGGTGCAGCTATTTCTGATTACCCTGAGATTGATGAGTTGTGCAATTTGATCTTAGAGCAAGGAATGAATATGTCTGTGGCCTCTTTGAGGGCAGACTCCCTTACAGAGGGTTTAATTCATGGGTTAGCTGTGAGTAAGCATAAGACGACTACCCTGGCCCCCGAGGCAGCGAGTATTCGTTTACGTCGTATTATCAATAAAACGATTAGTGATGAACATTTATTTAATGCGATCAATATGTCCATTAAAGCAGGTATTCCTCACATTCGTTTGTATATTATGATTGGGCTGCCTTCAGAAGAACAACAGGATATTGAAGAAATTGTTACTATGGCTGAAAATATAAAAAAATATATGGAGTCACTAGGGAGTAAAGGGAAATTAACACTCAGTGTTAACCCATTTATTCCCAAGCCCTTTACGCCTTTCCAATGGATGCCGATGGCTCAGGTTTCAATGATCGAGGCAAGACTGAAGTTTATTAATTCTAGTTTACGCCAGAGAAAAGGTATTGAAGTTTTGGTTGAGTCACCAAAAGAGGCTTATATTCAAGCTATATTAGCTAGAGGGGATCGTCGCTTGGCTGTAGCCTTACTAGAAGCCCATAGAAGAGGTGGTAGTAAGGGATTTAAACAGGCAATGAAGGCGAACTTTCTTTCAGAAGAACACTATTTATATAGGCAGCGAGATCAACAGAATGAGATATTACCCTGGCAACAATTAGATATGGGATTAGATTCATCTTACTTAGCACAAGAATTGAAAGAGGCTGAATTAGAGAAGTTTACTGCTCCATGTGTTACAGGATGTACACGTTGTGGCGTATGTAAGAATGAATAA
- a CDS encoding recombinase family protein, with the protein MNALYVRVSTDDQARKGYSLDDQIEACRKHLLVLGSTTVEEYIDNGYSGEFLERPGLERLREDLQKGIIKTVAIYDPDRLSRNLTNQLIIAAEIEKAGATITFVTGDYDSSPEGHLFFSMKGAISAYEKAKIRERTSRGRRAKANKGKIVFNAHPFGYDWDKKNSMYVINEEAARTIRLIYDLCINHGFGSRKIALELLHLGVVGINGRPLSTCTVSRILTKEMYHGQHHLFKQKTSKTGQNTREIKTNPQELWIPVNIPAIVTREIWEAAQIQIQKNKILAKRNNKHSYLLRGLLYCALCGRSMTAYARTSKRKTGDDIIYYYYSCISKESSSYTLNGTPCTCRRIPVDDLDSAVWEFIISIAKNNNQLKDYLYSKNNLTYAKEISYLNNLQLELKKKQMSTMRWYHENTIDYETAEKTLKNINSELETIHTTLSELTISQGKENQLVLSPADFLKAKTFKEKRSVLTKLPYRIYAARQEEHFEFFFEK; encoded by the coding sequence GTGAATGCACTATATGTGAGAGTCTCAACAGATGACCAGGCCCGCAAGGGCTATTCACTAGACGACCAAATCGAGGCATGTCGCAAACATTTATTAGTACTTGGCTCTACAACCGTAGAAGAATATATTGACAATGGCTACAGTGGCGAATTCTTAGAACGTCCAGGCCTTGAAAGGCTACGGGAAGATCTGCAAAAGGGCATAATTAAAACAGTAGCTATTTATGATCCTGACCGTCTTTCCCGCAATCTTACCAATCAATTGATCATTGCTGCAGAAATAGAGAAAGCTGGTGCAACTATTACTTTTGTAACGGGTGACTATGACTCCTCACCTGAAGGCCATTTATTTTTCAGCATGAAGGGCGCTATATCTGCCTACGAAAAAGCAAAAATACGTGAACGCACTTCTCGTGGTCGACGAGCTAAAGCAAATAAAGGAAAAATCGTCTTTAATGCTCACCCTTTTGGTTATGACTGGGATAAAAAAAATAGCATGTATGTGATTAATGAAGAAGCAGCTAGAACCATACGTTTGATTTATGATTTATGCATTAATCACGGATTTGGGTCTAGAAAAATTGCCTTAGAATTATTGCACCTCGGTGTTGTTGGCATTAACGGACGCCCACTCTCAACCTGTACTGTCTCACGTATACTCACCAAAGAAATGTACCATGGGCAACACCATCTATTTAAACAAAAAACCAGTAAAACTGGCCAAAATACACGTGAAATTAAAACTAATCCTCAGGAGTTATGGATTCCCGTCAATATACCAGCTATAGTAACTAGAGAAATATGGGAAGCGGCCCAAATCCAAATACAAAAAAATAAAATATTAGCAAAACGTAATAATAAACACAGTTACCTGCTGCGAGGATTATTATATTGCGCCCTTTGCGGACGCTCTATGACGGCCTATGCTCGCACTTCTAAACGTAAAACAGGTGATGATATAATCTATTATTATTATTCCTGCATTTCGAAAGAGTCAAGCTCCTATACACTTAATGGCACTCCCTGCACATGCCGTAGAATTCCCGTGGATGATTTGGATTCTGCCGTTTGGGAATTTATTATTTCTATCGCCAAAAATAATAATCAGTTAAAAGATTACTTATATTCCAAAAATAACCTCACTTACGCAAAAGAAATTAGCTACTTAAATAACCTCCAATTAGAACTTAAGAAAAAGCAGATGAGTACTATGCGCTGGTATCATGAAAACACAATCGACTACGAAACAGCAGAAAAGACATTAAAGAATATTAACTCAGAATTAGAGACGATTCATACTACTCTTTCTGAATTAACAATATCTCAAGGAAAAGAAAATCAGCTGGTTCTATCACCAGCTGATTTTCTAAAAGCCAAGACCTTTAAAGAAAAACGGAGTGTACTCACGAAACTTCCCTATCGCATCTATGCAGCGCGGCAAGAGGAACATTTTGAGTTCTTTTTTGAAAAGTAA
- a CDS encoding cell division protein SepF, whose amino-acid sequence MKFMEKVWGSLGLFEPVEAEEELKPKAEEYELAKGKKGGNIVNLPTAQKQMKVMVVEPFAFDDAQHVADHLKNRKPVVVNFENCDKEVAKRMIDFISGTTYALAGSIQKIGNNIFLCAPNNVDVTYSPHEEGSDKEFLPWNK is encoded by the coding sequence ATGAAGTTTATGGAAAAGGTTTGGGGAAGTTTAGGCTTATTTGAACCTGTTGAGGCAGAAGAGGAACTAAAACCTAAGGCTGAAGAATATGAATTGGCAAAAGGGAAAAAAGGTGGCAATATCGTTAATCTGCCTACGGCTCAAAAGCAAATGAAAGTAATGGTGGTTGAGCCCTTTGCCTTTGATGATGCCCAGCATGTTGCGGATCATCTGAAAAATCGCAAGCCAGTGGTAGTGAATTTTGAAAACTGTGATAAAGAAGTTGCCAAACGTATGATTGATTTTATCAGTGGAACTACCTATGCTTTAGCAGGAAGTATACAAAAAATTGGGAATAATATCTTTTTATGTGCTCCTAATAACGTGGATGTTACTTATAGCCCTCATGAAGAAGGTAGCGATAAAGAATTTTTGCCATGGAATAAATAG
- a CDS encoding YlmC/YmxH family sporulation protein, whose product MDDVKGITNCVSDLKLKEVINIVDGKRMGAITDIEIDVESGKLTAIVVPGNGRFLGLFGRSEDIVIPWDKINKIGFDVILVETAAFAEMKHLDK is encoded by the coding sequence GTGGATGATGTGAAAGGTATTACCAATTGTGTATCAGATCTTAAGCTTAAAGAAGTAATCAACATTGTTGATGGTAAAAGAATGGGAGCGATCACAGATATCGAAATCGATGTGGAAAGCGGTAAGCTAACAGCGATTGTGGTGCCAGGAAATGGTAGATTCTTAGGGTTATTTGGTCGTAGTGAAGACATTGTAATTCCTTGGGATAAAATTAATAAAATAGGGTTTGATGTTATTTTAGTTGAAACCGCAGCTTTTGCTGAAATGAAGCATCTGGATAAGTAA
- a CDS encoding YlmH/Sll1252 family protein has product MNEREKILRYYQASGDGDLAARLLDLAEAALRNRRYKVTEFLDPFGYSIAESIAAHYDRLELLSSGGYNGAERVKAVFVNEEFRGNPDFGLEVLAAKWDERYYEITHRDVLGALMGLGIKREILGDIIMCGQGCQILADASLLNFIMQNFNKIGAAPIVVSQLELSAIVPKEEKMKEIKTTVASLRLDVIAAAGFGTSRSRMADEIAVGKLKVNWQESKNSAQNIKEKDIISMRGRGRVEVSEVLGQTKKGRISILLKRFI; this is encoded by the coding sequence ATGAATGAACGGGAAAAAATCCTACGATATTATCAAGCTAGTGGCGACGGTGATTTAGCTGCTAGACTACTTGATTTGGCTGAAGCCGCATTGCGTAATCGAAGATATAAGGTTACCGAGTTCCTTGATCCATTTGGTTATAGTATAGCGGAATCAATCGCTGCTCATTATGATCGGTTAGAACTTTTATCAAGTGGAGGTTATAATGGGGCAGAACGAGTAAAAGCTGTTTTTGTTAATGAAGAATTTCGAGGAAATCCTGACTTTGGGCTAGAAGTCTTAGCGGCAAAATGGGATGAAAGATATTATGAAATTACTCATCGAGATGTACTGGGAGCATTAATGGGTCTTGGTATTAAACGGGAAATACTTGGTGACATCATAATGTGCGGACAAGGTTGCCAAATCCTTGCAGATGCTTCCTTGTTAAATTTTATTATGCAAAACTTTAATAAGATTGGTGCAGCACCTATAGTAGTTTCTCAGCTAGAACTATCTGCTATTGTTCCAAAAGAAGAAAAAATGAAAGAAATTAAGACAACAGTAGCTTCTCTTAGGCTTGATGTTATTGCAGCAGCAGGCTTTGGGACTTCTCGTAGCAGGATGGCTGACGAGATTGCAGTAGGTAAATTAAAAGTTAATTGGCAGGAAAGCAAAAATAGTGCCCAAAATATTAAAGAAAAAGATATTATTTCTATGCGTGGTCGCGGGCGTGTTGAAGTTAGTGAAGTGTTAGGTCAAACTAAAAAAGGGCGAATCAGTATTTTGTTAAAACGATTTATATAG
- the spoIIR gene encoding stage II sporulation protein R: MKRKLLWGFGLLGLGFFIIAGWGFLTLQGRESLPVSVGKEDLIRLHVLANSDSTEDQQLKLKVRDAVIAYLAPYLETANNKEAAKKVVVTHQQELIAISEEILSKNGAQYPVDIEIGMFDFPIKAYGNLVLPAGKYEAVRILIGKAEGKNWWCVLFPPLCFIDITNATAIPKQQGYADNQEQQDGKIEFRSKLVELWKENVK, encoded by the coding sequence GTGAAGAGAAAATTATTATGGGGATTTGGTTTACTTGGTTTAGGTTTTTTTATTATAGCAGGTTGGGGATTTTTAACGTTACAGGGTAGAGAAAGTTTGCCTGTATCTGTTGGTAAAGAAGATTTAATTCGCTTACATGTGCTGGCTAACAGTGACAGCACGGAAGATCAGCAGTTAAAATTGAAGGTGCGCGATGCAGTAATTGCTTATTTGGCACCTTACCTAGAAACTGCTAATAATAAAGAGGCTGCAAAGAAGGTTGTAGTTACGCATCAACAAGAGCTCATTGCAATAAGTGAAGAAATTTTAAGTAAGAATGGCGCTCAGTATCCAGTCGATATTGAGATTGGAATGTTTGATTTTCCGATAAAAGCATATGGTAATTTGGTGCTGCCAGCCGGAAAATATGAAGCAGTACGAATTTTAATAGGTAAGGCAGAGGGGAAAAATTGGTGGTGCGTATTATTTCCTCCCCTATGTTTCATTGATATAACAAATGCGACCGCTATACCAAAACAGCAAGGATACGCGGATAATCAGGAACAACAAGATGGAAAAATTGAATTCCGTTCAAAGCTCGTTGAATTATGGAAGGAAAATGTTAAGTGA
- the nrdR gene encoding transcriptional regulator NrdR has product MRCPFCGCIESRVIDSRGAEEGNSIRRRRECLECIRRFTTYEMVEQSPLIVVKKDGRRVIFEQNKLLTGIIRACEKRDIPISKIEEVGEMVERDIRNTMEREITTGQIGEMVMRRLKELDQVAYVRFVSVYRQFTDVNNFMDELKLLMKNKE; this is encoded by the coding sequence ATGCGTTGTCCATTTTGCGGTTGTATAGAAAGTAGAGTTATTGATTCACGAGGGGCAGAAGAAGGAAATTCAATCCGACGTAGACGTGAGTGTTTAGAATGTATACGTCGTTTTACTACCTATGAAATGGTAGAACAATCACCTTTAATCGTAGTAAAAAAAGACGGACGCCGTGTAATATTTGAACAAAATAAATTATTAACTGGAATTATAAGAGCCTGTGAAAAGAGAGATATCCCTATTAGCAAGATTGAAGAGGTTGGAGAAATGGTAGAACGGGATATTCGTAATACGATGGAGCGGGAAATAACGACTGGTCAGATTGGTGAGATGGTAATGAGGCGGCTAAAAGAGTTGGATCAAGTGGCCTATGTGCGGTTTGTTTCCGTCTATCGTCAGTTTACAGATGTTAATAATTTTATGGATGAATTAAAATTATTAATGAAGAATAAGGAATAG
- the proC gene encoding pyrroline-5-carboxylate reductase translates to MLQDKKIGFIGSGAIAESLIDGILKAGLVMPSQITANDVTRGRLDHMADRFGINTTLNIQEIIKTSNILFLTVKPQIINSVLDAIAPFLLPSTLVVSVAAGITIGLLEAKLARIPIIRVMPNTPVAVGEGMSVLALGQYAGEENGQLILTIFAAVGRAIIMDENAMDAVTGLSGSGPAYAFVMIDALTDAGVRVGLTRNNALIMAAQTLLGAAKMVLETGEHPAKLRDMVTSPGGTAIAGVHSLEQHGVRAALIDAVQAATKRSQDMGKKKHE, encoded by the coding sequence ATGTTGCAAGATAAAAAGATTGGATTCATTGGCAGCGGAGCGATTGCTGAATCATTGATTGATGGAATATTAAAAGCTGGATTAGTGATGCCAAGTCAAATTACTGCGAATGACGTTACACGAGGTCGCTTAGATCATATGGCGGATCGATTTGGTATTAATACAACCTTAAATATCCAGGAAATCATAAAAACCTCAAATATATTGTTCTTAACAGTAAAACCTCAGATTATAAATAGTGTTTTAGATGCCATTGCACCTTTTCTCCTGCCATCAACACTAGTAGTATCCGTTGCTGCAGGAATTACGATTGGGTTATTGGAAGCGAAATTAGCGCGAATTCCTATTATTAGAGTTATGCCAAATACTCCAGTCGCAGTAGGAGAAGGTATGTCGGTTCTTGCCTTGGGGCAATATGCCGGCGAAGAAAATGGTCAGTTAATATTGACTATTTTTGCAGCTGTTGGTAGAGCTATTATTATGGATGAAAATGCTATGGATGCAGTAACTGGCTTATCGGGTAGTGGGCCGGCTTATGCTTTTGTTATGATTGATGCCTTAACAGATGCCGGTGTAAGAGTTGGCTTGACGCGGAATAATGCGTTAATTATGGCAGCACAGACTTTATTAGGAGCTGCCAAAATGGTTCTTGAAACAGGTGAACATCCTGCTAAACTTAGGGATATGGTGACTTCACCAGGTGGTACCGCCATTGCGGGAGTTCATTCTTTGGAACAACATGGTGTGAGGGCAGCCTTAATTGATGCAGTACAAGCAGCTACAAAACGATCACAAGATATGGGGAAAAAAAAGCATGAATGA
- a CDS encoding YggS family pyridoxal phosphate-dependent enzyme codes for MSISENLTEIIGNITNAVNRTSSTRIHIGNSVKLVAVTKNHETQAIQEAISAGVMAIGENRIQEATKKAQTIGHQVEWHLIGHLQTNKVRQAVELFDMIHSVDSERLAVEIDRVAGILGKRQDILMQINMANEDTKFGISSKDAFMLGRAISNLEHVRLCGIMTIAPFYENRELVRPIFRNMYELFMELKTANLAHTNIEWLSMGMTNDYMIGVEEGSNLVRIGTGIFGQRQY; via the coding sequence ATGTCTATATCTGAAAACCTAACCGAAATTATAGGGAATATTACAAATGCTGTAAATAGGACAAGTAGTACGCGAATACATATAGGAAATTCTGTTAAATTAGTAGCTGTAACTAAGAATCATGAAACTCAAGCAATACAAGAGGCGATATCCGCAGGAGTAATGGCAATTGGCGAAAATAGAATACAAGAAGCAACTAAGAAGGCCCAAACTATTGGACATCAAGTAGAATGGCATCTTATTGGTCATTTGCAAACCAATAAGGTTCGGCAGGCAGTAGAACTCTTTGATATGATTCATTCTGTTGATAGCGAAAGATTGGCTGTTGAAATTGACCGTGTTGCTGGCATCCTTGGTAAACGTCAGGATATTCTTATGCAAATTAATATGGCTAATGAAGATACCAAATTTGGAATATCTTCTAAGGACGCATTCATGTTAGGACGAGCTATTAGTAACCTAGAACATGTTCGGTTATGTGGAATAATGACAATTGCTCCTTTTTATGAAAATAGAGAACTTGTGAGACCAATATTTCGCAACATGTATGAATTGTTTATGGAACTAAAGACTGCGAATTTGGCACATACAAATATAGAATGGTTGTCAATGGGAATGACGAATGATTACATGATAGGTGTGGAAGAAGGTTCAAATTTAGTACGTATTGGTACTGGGATATTTGGTCAGCGTCAATATTAA